The Streptomyces sp. NBC_00440 genome contains a region encoding:
- a CDS encoding VanZ family protein, with protein MDSEPRLQRRTWGSAVLRTLVLLIAFACMVGFAVALAKVTLEPSAASVDLTHTNLTPGDSIRTYVDQPAFRDTVKQIGGNVLLGVPFGVLLPMLIPKARGLLRVVLVTAVVMLLVETAQGLLITGRAFDIDDVILNTTGALLGYLLLGRRLGRALHPRRTHWWQRTARAERSAARAERAEQGSPVKKSPVKKAPAKRSPAKKSLAKKSPAKKSQARKPQPKKPAARKSPAPKAAAAVSRWWSGVRTGRRSVPRRP; from the coding sequence ATGGACTCCGAACCGCGACTGCAGCGCCGTACCTGGGGCTCGGCAGTGCTGCGCACCCTCGTGTTGTTGATCGCTTTCGCCTGCATGGTCGGCTTCGCCGTCGCCCTGGCCAAGGTGACGCTGGAGCCTTCCGCGGCTTCGGTGGACCTCACGCATACGAACCTCACACCCGGTGATTCGATCCGTACGTACGTCGACCAGCCGGCCTTCCGCGACACGGTCAAGCAGATCGGCGGCAACGTGCTGCTCGGGGTGCCGTTCGGGGTGTTGCTGCCCATGCTGATCCCCAAGGCGCGCGGGCTGCTGCGGGTGGTCCTGGTGACCGCCGTGGTGATGCTCCTGGTGGAGACGGCGCAGGGGCTGCTGATCACCGGGCGCGCGTTCGACATCGATGATGTGATCCTCAACACCACGGGTGCGCTGCTCGGCTATCTGCTGCTCGGGCGGCGGCTGGGGCGGGCGCTGCATCCGCGGCGCACCCACTGGTGGCAGCGGACTGCCCGAGCCGAGCGGTCGGCGGCCCGAGCCGAGCGGGCCGAACAGGGGTCCCCGGTGAAGAAGTCCCCCGTGAAGAAGGCTCCGGCGAAGAGGTCCCCGGCAAAGAAGTCCCTGGCAAAGAAGTCCCCCGCCAAGAAGTCCCAGGCCAGGAAGCCCCAGCCCAAGAAGCCCGCGGCGCGGAAGTCTCCCGCCCCGAAGGCGGCCGCCGCCGTGTCCCGTTGGTGGTCCGGCGTCAGGACGGGTCGTCGGTCAGTTCCGCGACGCCCGTGA